The Chitinophagaceae bacterium genome includes a window with the following:
- a CDS encoding efflux RND transporter periplasmic adaptor subunit translates to MKTQKIIGIIVAGMLLSEGCNKTENTVEEKKKILLKYKQEYSELGGKIKKIEKEIQDIYSKTGENIQENITLVTTLKLSTKEFHHEIEMRGNVESRNNVIISAETLAKTINIFVKEGQWVNEGQKLIQLDGSILENSLNEIKNNLEMARTMFEKQSALWEKKIGTELQYLQAKTNKEGLENRLATVESQMLQTSIRAPFNGKIDHIFAKNGEIVSPGIPLIRIVSPTNMSIKVDVSESYTGKFHDGEPVKIYFSEQNKTIKSSISSVQQVINPESRSFKIDINLPQAPFSILPNQTALVYLIDYLNKKAITIPTRLIQRDLSGYYIYKISKTETKTTAQKISITLGASFDGETEILTGLQDNDQIIDKGYRDVLDNLEVKVVEQ, encoded by the coding sequence ATGAAAACACAAAAAATAATAGGAATTATTGTAGCAGGAATGCTTTTATCTGAAGGGTGTAATAAAACTGAAAACACAGTAGAAGAAAAAAAGAAAATACTTTTAAAATATAAACAAGAATATTCAGAACTAGGAGGAAAAATAAAAAAAATAGAAAAAGAAATACAAGATATCTATTCCAAAACAGGTGAAAATATACAAGAAAATATCACATTAGTCACCACACTAAAACTATCTACCAAAGAATTTCATCACGAAATTGAAATGAGGGGGAACGTAGAATCTCGTAACAACGTCATTATCAGTGCAGAAACATTAGCAAAAACTATCAACATCTTTGTAAAAGAAGGACAATGGGTAAACGAAGGACAAAAACTAATACAACTTGACGGGAGTATTTTAGAAAATTCTTTAAACGAGATAAAAAACAACCTAGAGATGGCACGCACAATGTTTGAAAAACAATCCGCCCTATGGGAGAAAAAAATAGGAACAGAACTCCAATATCTTCAAGCAAAAACGAATAAAGAAGGACTTGAAAATAGATTAGCAACAGTAGAATCACAAATGTTACAAACAAGTATACGAGCACCATTTAATGGAAAAATAGATCATATCTTTGCAAAAAACGGAGAAATAGTTTCCCCCGGAATACCACTTATAAGAATCGTTAGTCCTACCAATATGTCTATAAAAGTAGATGTTTCAGAATCCTACACAGGAAAATTTCATGATGGAGAACCCGTAAAAATATATTTTTCCGAACAAAATAAAACCATTAAATCCTCCATATCATCAGTCCAACAAGTCATTAATCCCGAAAGCAGATCATTCAAAATAGATATAAATCTTCCTCAAGCACCTTTTTCAATCCTTCCCAATCAAACTGCCCTTGTATATCTTATAGATTATCTCAATAAAAAAGCAATAACAATCCCTACTCGACTCATACAAAGAGATCTATCGGGATATTATATTTATAAAATTTCAAAAACAGAAACAAAAACAACCGCTCAAAAAATATCTATAACATTAGGAGCAAGTTTTGATGGGGAAACGGAAATACTAACTGGACTCCAAGACAATGACCAAATCATAGACAAAGGATACAGAGATGTATTAGACAACTTAGAAGTAAAAGTAGTAGAACAATAG